A DNA window from Mariprofundus aestuarium contains the following coding sequences:
- the tsaB gene encoding tRNA (adenosine(37)-N6)-threonylcarbamoyltransferase complex dimerization subunit type 1 TsaB, whose protein sequence is MKPDNILALDTAFGEISACIHTAEGSFLSAAATEHGKTRSTSIVPMLNGLLNRAGLTWNQLDLMALGAGPGSFTGLRIAAATLAGINSGMKLPILHLSSLAITARQADVSDPLWVLEDARAGEAFAGLYQEDLVVGEDRCLRWDEVIAELEPGLFACHNEPPVTLAGWQRMPLTMTRSEALLAAALAELERADLPTLPCYPEPVYLQRSQAEKNIYG, encoded by the coding sequence GTGAAGCCCGATAATATTCTGGCGCTGGATACGGCGTTCGGTGAGATATCGGCCTGTATTCATACGGCTGAAGGCTCCTTTCTGTCAGCGGCTGCCACAGAACACGGAAAAACCCGTTCAACCAGTATCGTACCGATGCTCAATGGACTGCTGAACCGGGCGGGACTTACGTGGAATCAACTTGACCTTATGGCACTGGGAGCAGGTCCCGGTTCATTTACCGGTCTGCGTATTGCAGCTGCGACTCTGGCAGGCATCAACAGCGGCATGAAGCTGCCGATCCTGCATCTCTCTTCTCTGGCAATTACCGCAAGACAGGCTGATGTAAGCGACCCACTCTGGGTGCTTGAGGATGCGCGTGCCGGCGAGGCCTTTGCCGGTTTATATCAAGAGGACCTGGTAGTTGGTGAAGACCGCTGCCTTAGGTGGGATGAGGTGATTGCGGAGCTGGAGCCCGGGTTGTTTGCCTGCCATAACGAGCCACCAGTAACGCTGGCGGGCTGGCAGCGGATGCCGTTGACTATGACGCGCTCAGAAGCACTTCTGGCTGCGGCACTGGCTGAGTTGGAGCGGGCTGATCTACCAACGCTGCCCTGTTATCCAGAGCCGGTTTATCTGCAGCGCTCACAGGCGGAGAAGAATATCTATGGCTGA
- a CDS encoding low molecular weight protein-tyrosine-phosphatase has translation MAENHKEKVLFVCLGNICRSPLAEVVVRGVAAQRGLNRYHFESAGTGDWHVGGPADPRSAAKAKEKGLDLSRHRAQQVTARNCQQWDWMIAMDSDNRANLLRLGVPESRILMMRQFEVETGHAPDVPDPYYGGPDGFEDAYLMLVANAEKLLNHLESFK, from the coding sequence ATGGCTGAAAATCATAAAGAGAAGGTCCTGTTTGTCTGCCTTGGCAATATCTGCCGCTCACCCTTAGCGGAAGTTGTTGTACGTGGCGTAGCAGCGCAGCGCGGACTCAATCGTTACCATTTCGAGTCTGCAGGCACAGGTGACTGGCATGTTGGTGGCCCTGCTGATCCCCGTTCTGCAGCCAAGGCGAAAGAGAAGGGATTGGACTTAAGTCGCCATCGCGCACAGCAGGTTACTGCCCGAAATTGCCAGCAATGGGACTGGATGATCGCTATGGATAGTGACAACAGAGCCAACCTGCTGCGTCTGGGAGTACCCGAATCACGCATTCTGATGATGCGCCAGTTTGAGGTTGAGACTGGCCACGCCCCTGATGTGCCCGACCCCTACTACGGCGGTCCGGATGGCTTTGAAGATGCCTATCTGATGTTGGTGGCTAATGCTGAGAAGTTGTTAAATCATCTGGAGAGCTTCAAATAA
- a CDS encoding TlyA family RNA methyltransferase — translation MAAKAKKRRLDQILFDRGLSDSADLAARMIMAGLVYVAGQKADKPGMQFREDAEIEVREVLRYVSRGGLKLERALEVFPFNTHGIVALDVGASTGGFTDVLLQNGAVKVYAVDVGHGQLHYKLQNDERVINLEKTHVRKLSPELIPEAIDALVIDTSFISLTRVLPCAWPFVKAGGWCVALIKPQFEVDPNHLIKGVVREDEWRQWAIGRVTTMVESELFGAEIIGIEESPIHGPKGNVEYLLGLKRNN, via the coding sequence TTGGCAGCAAAAGCAAAAAAACGGCGCCTTGATCAGATCCTCTTCGATAGGGGGCTGAGTGACTCAGCCGATCTGGCTGCCCGCATGATTATGGCCGGACTTGTCTATGTTGCAGGTCAGAAGGCGGACAAACCAGGCATGCAGTTCCGCGAAGATGCCGAGATTGAGGTTCGCGAGGTGCTGCGTTATGTGTCGCGCGGCGGCCTCAAACTTGAGAGAGCTCTGGAAGTATTTCCGTTCAATACCCATGGCATAGTGGCGCTTGATGTCGGCGCATCCACCGGCGGCTTTACCGATGTGCTGCTGCAGAACGGGGCAGTCAAAGTATATGCTGTTGATGTTGGCCACGGGCAGCTGCACTACAAGCTCCAGAATGATGAGCGCGTCATTAACCTAGAAAAAACGCATGTTCGAAAACTTTCCCCTGAACTGATCCCAGAAGCCATTGATGCACTGGTCATCGACACCTCATTCATATCGCTGACCCGTGTACTTCCATGTGCATGGCCTTTCGTAAAAGCGGGAGGCTGGTGCGTGGCGCTTATTAAACCGCAGTTTGAAGTTGACCCCAATCACCTGATTAAAGGTGTGGTGCGTGAGGATGAGTGGCGTCAGTGGGCTATTGGCCGGGTAACCACGATGGTGGAGTCCGAACTCTTCGGCGCAGAGATCATCGGCATTGAAGAGTCTCCAATCCACGGGCCCAAGGGTAATGTTGAGTACCTACTGGGGTTGAAACGTAACAATTAG
- the dxs gene encoding 1-deoxy-D-xylulose-5-phosphate synthase, which translates to MMFELLNRIHGTADLKALYPEQLPQLADEMRHYLIETLAPIGGHLGAGLGVVELSIALHYLFNSPQDKIVWDVGHQAYPHKILTGRLAGMPTIRQYGGLCGFTKRSESEHDPFGAGHASTSISAAYGIAAGRDLNHEGYHVVAVIGDGALTGGMAFEALNHAGAHNNRLLVILNDNEMSIAPNVGAMSSYLARIITGKPYTQAKDTAKRILGKLPGALDAAKRLEEHVKGMITPGTLFEEMGFRYVGPIDGHDFDHLLPTLANCKELDGPMLLHVVTKKGLGFSPAEEDPETWHGLGPYNVETGIPHKSAGCPPTYTQVFGNTLADMADHDESIVAITAAMPAGTGISLFAKRHPERCFDVGIAEQHAVTFAGGLAVAGKRPYVAIYSTFMQRGYDQIIHDICIQNLPVTFCLDRAGIVGADGATHAGMFDIAFMRNLPNMTVMAPKDEAELKKMLATSRKINGPVTIRYPRGNGYGVDISSSSVLPVGKAEVLEEGSDGLVVAVGSRVRDALSAVETLRKEDGRALTLLNLRFIKPLDVEAILSHLKQGKQLAVVEEGIAQGGIGQEIAVAALKSGWSGPFIHIAMPDNFPVHGTQNELLRDLKMDSQGILKQLRDH; encoded by the coding sequence CTGATGTTTGAGCTTCTCAACAGAATCCATGGCACAGCCGATCTCAAGGCGCTCTATCCCGAGCAGTTGCCGCAACTGGCCGACGAGATGCGCCACTACCTAATTGAAACGCTGGCCCCGATCGGCGGCCATCTTGGGGCAGGGCTCGGCGTAGTCGAACTCTCCATCGCACTGCACTACCTCTTCAATTCACCACAAGACAAGATTGTCTGGGATGTAGGTCATCAGGCCTACCCACACAAGATTCTTACAGGCCGCCTGGCTGGCATGCCTACCATTCGTCAGTATGGCGGGCTCTGCGGTTTCACCAAGCGCAGTGAATCCGAGCACGACCCTTTCGGTGCAGGCCACGCTTCCACTTCAATCTCGGCTGCTTACGGTATCGCTGCCGGCCGCGACCTGAACCATGAGGGCTACCATGTAGTTGCCGTCATCGGTGATGGTGCACTCACTGGCGGCATGGCATTTGAAGCGCTCAACCATGCAGGTGCCCACAATAATCGGCTACTGGTGATCCTTAACGACAACGAGATGTCGATTGCACCCAATGTTGGCGCCATGTCCTCCTACCTTGCCCGCATCATTACCGGCAAGCCCTACACGCAGGCCAAGGACACTGCCAAACGCATACTCGGCAAACTGCCGGGGGCACTGGATGCGGCGAAACGACTGGAGGAACATGTCAAAGGCATGATCACACCGGGCACGCTGTTTGAGGAGATGGGCTTCCGCTATGTCGGGCCTATTGATGGTCATGATTTCGATCATCTGCTGCCGACACTGGCCAACTGCAAGGAGCTGGATGGGCCGATGCTTCTGCATGTGGTGACCAAGAAAGGGCTCGGCTTTTCCCCGGCTGAAGAGGATCCTGAAACCTGGCACGGCCTTGGTCCCTACAATGTTGAGACCGGTATTCCGCACAAAAGTGCAGGCTGCCCTCCCACCTATACGCAGGTGTTCGGTAATACGCTGGCCGATATGGCCGACCATGATGAGTCAATCGTAGCGATCACTGCGGCGATGCCTGCAGGAACCGGAATTTCCCTGTTTGCCAAGCGTCACCCTGAACGCTGCTTTGATGTTGGCATTGCCGAACAGCATGCTGTCACCTTTGCTGGTGGACTGGCCGTCGCGGGTAAACGCCCCTATGTGGCGATCTACTCCACCTTTATGCAGCGCGGTTACGATCAGATCATTCACGATATCTGCATCCAGAACCTTCCGGTCACCTTCTGTCTTGATCGGGCAGGCATTGTCGGCGCTGATGGCGCAACGCATGCCGGCATGTTCGATATCGCCTTTATGCGCAATCTTCCGAACATGACCGTGATGGCTCCCAAGGATGAAGCTGAGCTCAAAAAGATGCTCGCCACCTCCCGCAAAATCAACGGGCCGGTGACCATCCGTTACCCTCGCGGTAACGGTTACGGTGTTGATATCTCCAGCAGCTCCGTGCTGCCAGTCGGCAAGGCCGAAGTCCTTGAAGAGGGCAGTGACGGGCTGGTGGTTGCAGTCGGCAGCCGCGTTCGCGACGCGCTGTCTGCGGTTGAAACCCTGCGCAAGGAAGATGGCCGTGCACTGACACTACTGAACCTTCGTTTTATCAAACCGCTGGATGTGGAGGCCATTCTTTCTCACCTGAAGCAGGGTAAGCAGCTTGCGGTGGTTGAAGAGGGGATCGCTCAGGGAGGTATCGGTCAGGAGATTGCCGTGGCCGCACTGAAGTCAGGGTGGAGCGGGCCGTTCATCCATATTGCCATGCCCGACAATTTCCCTGTCCATGGCACCCAGAATGAACTGCTTCGGGATCTAAAAATGGATTCACAAGGCATACTCAAGCAGCTGCGCGACCATTAA
- a CDS encoding polyprenyl synthetase family protein — MQAPEFLASHASHVEKVLINTLKTRRSVVTERLIDAMSYSLLAGGKRVRPGLVVECFHACGGKEIEKTMAAAMAIECIHTYSLIHDDLPCMDDDDLRRGNPTCHKKFDEATAVLAADALQALAFELLAASEIPAELRCELIRTLAVASGCQGMVGGQMLDIQSESDSSGIDILAVERIHLHKTGALLRWCCEAGALLAGANEEQFDACSRYGKAVGLLFQIADDILDVTASSDKLGKSAGKDEAQNKATYVSLLGLTRARELAGEMREIAINACEALNGNGTQLKSLANYILERDS; from the coding sequence ATGCAGGCTCCTGAATTTCTCGCCTCCCATGCATCGCATGTGGAAAAGGTGCTTATCAACACACTTAAAACACGCAGATCAGTAGTGACAGAGCGGCTGATCGATGCCATGTCCTACAGCCTGCTTGCAGGTGGCAAACGGGTGCGCCCTGGGCTGGTAGTTGAATGTTTCCACGCCTGTGGCGGCAAAGAGATTGAGAAAACCATGGCTGCAGCCATGGCGATTGAGTGCATCCACACCTATTCGCTGATTCACGATGACCTACCCTGCATGGACGATGATGACCTGCGTCGGGGCAACCCTACCTGTCACAAGAAATTTGATGAGGCGACTGCAGTTCTGGCAGCCGATGCGCTGCAGGCGCTGGCCTTTGAACTGTTGGCGGCGTCTGAAATACCTGCGGAACTACGCTGCGAACTGATCCGAACACTGGCTGTAGCCTCTGGATGCCAGGGTATGGTTGGCGGACAGATGCTCGACATCCAGAGCGAAAGCGACAGCTCCGGCATCGATATTCTCGCCGTGGAGCGCATCCACCTGCACAAGACCGGCGCACTTCTGCGCTGGTGTTGCGAGGCGGGCGCGCTACTGGCCGGAGCCAATGAAGAGCAGTTCGACGCCTGTTCCCGTTACGGCAAGGCAGTAGGCCTGCTGTTTCAGATCGCCGATGACATCCTCGACGTTACAGCCAGCTCCGATAAACTTGGCAAAAGCGCAGGCAAGGATGAGGCGCAGAATAAAGCCACCTACGTATCACTGCTGGGACTGACCCGCGCTAGAGAACTGGCTGGTGAAATGCGCGAGATTGCCATCAACGCCTGCGAAGCATTGAACGGCAACGGCACCCAGCTAAAGTCGTTGGCCAACTATATTTTGGAGCGTGATAGCTGA
- the xseB gene encoding exodeoxyribonuclease VII small subunit yields the protein MSSKTDTSTLSFEESLKQMTKLVEKLESGELPLEESVAAFEQGVKLSRRCESLLDKAEQRLQVLGNSEDES from the coding sequence GTGAGCAGCAAAACAGATACAAGCACACTCTCATTCGAAGAGTCTCTGAAGCAGATGACCAAACTGGTCGAAAAGCTGGAGTCAGGAGAGCTGCCTCTGGAAGAGAGTGTGGCTGCATTCGAGCAGGGCGTAAAACTCTCACGCCGCTGCGAATCACTGCTGGATAAAGCCGAACAGCGTCTGCAGGTACTGGGCAATAGCGAAGACGAGAGCTGA